In one Bordetella pertussis 18323 genomic region, the following are encoded:
- a CDS encoding AEC family transporter: protein MQAVLTAALPVFALILTGWLAARWRVLGPSATDALNRYVVYLSLPALLFRAMAQADLRQLADYWDFTAAVAGGIALTFGAAILACRRDGARLTDLSLEGLATSYGNAGYMGIPLCLALLGPASLAPAIITTLLTACVLFGVAIALIEFDQHRDRHWSATLLKVARALLRNPLLAAPLLGLACAAAGITLPAGLDNYAALLGALASPCALVTIGLFLAQSQPGGDRGTVGLMVGGKLLLHPAVTAVLAFAVFDMPPLWAWCAVLMAALPIGTGPFMLAQLYGRDARPSSRAILLSTVLSVPTITALVAWIGRQPLG, encoded by the coding sequence ATGCAAGCCGTCCTGACCGCCGCGCTACCGGTATTCGCCCTTATCCTGACAGGCTGGCTTGCCGCCCGTTGGCGCGTGCTGGGCCCCAGCGCCACCGACGCGCTCAACCGCTACGTGGTGTACCTGTCGCTGCCGGCGCTCCTGTTTCGCGCCATGGCCCAGGCCGACTTGCGCCAGCTGGCCGACTACTGGGACTTCACGGCCGCGGTGGCCGGCGGCATCGCCCTGACATTCGGAGCCGCCATCCTGGCCTGCCGCCGCGACGGCGCGCGGCTGACGGACCTGAGCCTGGAAGGCCTGGCCACCTCGTACGGCAACGCCGGCTACATGGGCATCCCGCTGTGCCTGGCGCTGCTGGGCCCGGCCAGCCTGGCACCCGCCATCATCACCACCTTGCTGACGGCCTGCGTCCTGTTTGGCGTGGCCATCGCGCTGATCGAGTTCGACCAGCACCGCGACCGCCACTGGAGCGCCACCCTGCTCAAAGTGGCGCGGGCGCTGCTGCGCAACCCCTTGCTGGCCGCGCCCCTGCTGGGGCTGGCCTGTGCGGCCGCCGGCATCACGCTGCCAGCCGGGCTGGACAACTATGCGGCGCTGCTGGGCGCCTTGGCCAGCCCTTGCGCGCTGGTGACCATCGGCCTGTTCCTGGCGCAATCGCAGCCCGGCGGCGACCGCGGCACGGTGGGGCTCATGGTGGGCGGCAAGCTGCTGCTGCACCCCGCCGTCACGGCGGTGCTGGCATTCGCGGTGTTCGACATGCCGCCCTTGTGGGCCTGGTGCGCGGTGCTGATGGCCGCCCTGCCCATAGGCACCGGCCCCTTCATGCTGGCCCAGCTCTACGGACGCGACGCGCGCCCTTCGTCGCGCGCCATCCTGCTGTCGACGGTGCTGTCGGTGCCCACCATCACGGCGCTGGTGGCATGGATAGGCCGCCAGCCCCTGGGCTGA
- the rnr gene encoding ribonuclease R: protein MAKRSKNESNNNRSTPVLPDVPADFDPDVPSREAILTALRSAGAPLSPAELAERMGVERPATLVGFERRLGAMERDGQLLPNRKGVLLLATKLDFVAGRVQGHRDGFGFLVRDDGGPDIFLSPREMLKVLHGDRVLVKPSGEYRGKPEGAIVEVIERRTNKLVGRFLHEHGLSIVVPEDQRIKHDILIPPSDTNGAQHGQVVSVQIMEQPTRHTQPLGRVYEVLGEIDDPGMEIEIAVRKFDVPVDFSEPANKQAARLPDSVRKTDLKQRVDLRDVPLITIDGEDARDFDDAVYCEPVELGTGQRKRPAWRLLVAIADVSNYVRPNDALDDDAYERGTSVYFPRRVIPMLPEVLSNGLCSLNPNVDRLVLVCDMVIPATGAKAGTVTAYQFYNAVMHSHARTTYTSIWEALQQPGGPAAAALGAIMPHVRHLHELYQLLSQQRRKRGAIDFDTVETRIVCNELGRIEQIVPMVRNDAHKLIEECMLAANTCAADFMSRSKHPGLYRIHEGPTPERLQSLRDFLRTMGLSLGGGDEPTAKDYGEFLDSVRGRPDYPLLQTMCLRSMQQAIYSPDNLGHFGLAYPAYTHFTSPIRRYPDLLTHRVIKALLEGQRYMPELEDQPIVIGRSQREHEHAVWEKLGLILSGSERRADEASRDVEAWLKCWFVKERVGEDFSGTVTGVASFGIFVTLDTLHVEGLVHVSELGGEYFQFNDALHELRGERTGMRYRLTDKVQVQVSRVDLEARRIEFRLVKGTSFDALRKAAARGSDEGRRVKKAAAPKPAALKGQTAKQRRAEAKQASKPANTPKAAKSAGASAQKKPARARH from the coding sequence TTGGCAAAACGATCGAAAAACGAATCCAATAACAACAGATCTACGCCCGTCTTGCCCGATGTGCCCGCCGACTTCGACCCCGATGTCCCTTCACGCGAAGCCATTCTGACGGCGTTGCGGTCGGCCGGGGCGCCGTTGTCGCCGGCCGAACTGGCCGAACGCATGGGCGTGGAACGGCCCGCGACGCTGGTCGGCTTCGAGCGCCGGCTCGGGGCGATGGAGCGCGACGGTCAATTGCTACCCAACCGCAAGGGTGTGCTGCTGCTGGCCACCAAGCTGGATTTCGTGGCCGGCCGCGTACAGGGCCACCGCGATGGCTTCGGCTTCCTGGTGCGGGATGACGGCGGGCCCGATATTTTCCTGTCGCCGCGCGAGATGCTCAAAGTGCTGCACGGCGACCGCGTCCTGGTCAAGCCGTCGGGCGAGTACCGCGGCAAGCCGGAAGGCGCCATCGTCGAGGTCATCGAGCGGCGCACCAACAAACTGGTGGGCCGTTTCCTGCACGAACATGGGTTGTCCATCGTCGTGCCCGAGGACCAGCGCATCAAGCACGACATTCTCATTCCGCCCAGCGACACCAACGGCGCCCAGCATGGGCAAGTGGTGTCGGTGCAGATCATGGAGCAGCCCACCCGCCATACGCAGCCGCTGGGCCGCGTGTATGAGGTGCTGGGCGAGATCGACGATCCCGGCATGGAAATCGAGATCGCGGTGCGCAAGTTCGACGTGCCGGTCGATTTTTCGGAGCCCGCGAACAAGCAGGCCGCGCGGCTGCCGGACTCGGTACGCAAGACCGATCTGAAGCAACGCGTCGATCTGCGCGACGTGCCGCTGATCACCATCGACGGCGAGGACGCGCGCGATTTCGACGACGCGGTGTACTGCGAGCCGGTCGAACTGGGCACCGGCCAGCGCAAGCGGCCGGCCTGGCGCCTGCTGGTGGCCATCGCCGACGTCAGCAACTATGTGCGGCCCAACGACGCGCTCGATGACGATGCCTACGAGCGCGGCACCAGCGTGTATTTTCCGCGCCGCGTGATTCCGATGCTGCCCGAGGTGCTGTCCAACGGGCTGTGCTCGCTCAACCCCAATGTCGACCGCCTGGTGCTGGTGTGCGACATGGTGATCCCGGCGACCGGCGCCAAGGCCGGAACGGTGACGGCCTACCAGTTCTACAACGCGGTGATGCATTCGCATGCGCGCACCACGTACACCAGTATCTGGGAGGCGCTGCAGCAGCCGGGCGGCCCGGCTGCCGCGGCGCTGGGCGCCATCATGCCGCATGTGCGCCACCTGCACGAGCTGTACCAGCTGCTGTCGCAGCAGCGGCGCAAGCGCGGCGCCATCGATTTCGACACGGTCGAGACGCGCATCGTCTGCAACGAACTGGGCCGTATCGAACAGATCGTGCCCATGGTGCGCAACGATGCCCACAAGCTGATCGAAGAATGCATGCTGGCGGCCAACACGTGCGCTGCCGATTTCATGTCGCGCAGCAAGCACCCCGGCCTGTACCGCATCCATGAAGGCCCCACGCCCGAGCGCCTGCAGTCCCTGCGTGATTTCCTGCGCACCATGGGCCTGTCGCTGGGCGGCGGCGACGAGCCCACCGCCAAGGACTACGGCGAGTTCCTCGATTCGGTGCGCGGGCGCCCCGACTACCCGCTGCTGCAGACCATGTGCCTGCGCTCCATGCAGCAGGCGATCTACAGCCCGGACAATCTCGGCCACTTCGGGCTGGCGTATCCCGCCTATACCCATTTCACTTCGCCGATCCGCCGTTATCCCGACCTGCTGACCCACCGCGTGATCAAGGCGCTGCTCGAAGGCCAGCGCTACATGCCGGAGCTGGAAGACCAGCCCATCGTCATCGGGCGCTCGCAGCGCGAGCACGAACACGCCGTATGGGAGAAGCTGGGGCTGATCCTGTCGGGCAGCGAACGGCGCGCCGACGAGGCTTCGCGCGATGTCGAAGCCTGGCTGAAGTGCTGGTTCGTCAAGGAGCGCGTCGGCGAGGATTTCAGCGGGACGGTGACGGGCGTGGCCAGCTTCGGCATTTTCGTGACCCTGGATACCTTGCACGTCGAGGGGCTGGTGCACGTCTCGGAACTGGGCGGGGAGTATTTCCAGTTCAACGATGCCTTGCACGAACTGCGCGGCGAGCGCACCGGCATGCGTTACCGCCTGACGGACAAGGTGCAGGTGCAGGTGTCGCGCGTGGACCTGGAAGCGCGCCGCATCGAGTTCCGCCTGGTCAAGGGCACCAGCTTCGACGCGCTGCGCAAGGCCGCCGCGCGCGGTTCCGACGAGGGGCGCAGGGTCAAGAAGGCGGCGGCTCCCAAGCCGGCGGCCCTGAAGGGGCAGACCGCCAAGCAGCGGCGCGCCGAGGCCAAGCAGGCCAGCAAGCCGGCCAATACGCCCAAGGCGGCCAAGAGCGCCGGCGCGTCAGCGCAGAAAAAGCCGGCGCGCGCACGCCATTGA
- a CDS encoding IS481-like element IS481 family transposase — protein MNTHKHARLTFLRRLEMVQQLIAHQVCVPEAARAYGVTAPTVRKWLGRFLAQGQAGLADASSRPTVSPRAIAPAKALAIVELRRKRLTQARIAQALGVSASTVSRVLARAGLSHLADLEPAEPVVRYEHQAPGDLLHIDIKKLGRIQRPGHRVTGNRRDTVEGAGWDFVFVAIDDHARVAFTDIHPDERFPSAVQFLKDAVAYYQRLGVTIQRLLTDNGSAFRSRAFAALCHELGIKHRFTRPYRPQTNGKAERFIQSALREWAYAHTYQNSQHRADAMKSWLHHYNWHRPHQGIGRAVPISRLNLDEYNLLTVHT, from the coding sequence ATGAACACCCATAAGCATGCCCGATTGACCTTCCTACGTCGACTCGAAATGGTCCAGCAATTGATCGCCCATCAAGTTTGTGTGCCTGAAGCGGCCCGCGCCTATGGGGTCACCGCGCCGACTGTGCGCAAATGGCTGGGCCGCTTCCTGGCTCAGGGCCAGGCGGGCTTGGCCGATGCGTCCTCGCGCCCGACGGTCTCGCCCCGAGCGATTGCGCCGGCCAAGGCGCTGGCTATCGTGGAGCTGCGCCGCAAGCGGCTGACCCAAGCGCGCATCGCCCAGGCGCTGGGCGTGTCAGCCAGCACCGTCAGCCGCGTCCTGGCCCGCGCCGGTCTGTCGCACCTGGCCGACCTGGAGCCGGCCGAGCCGGTGGTGCGCTACGAGCATCAGGCCCCCGGCGATCTGCTGCACATCGACATCAAGAAGCTGGGACGTATCCAGCGCCCTGGCCACCGGGTCACGGGCAACCGACGCGATACCGTTGAGGGGGCCGGCTGGGACTTCGTCTTCGTGGCCATCGATGACCACGCCCGCGTGGCCTTCACCGACATCCACCCCGACGAGCGCTTCCCCAGCGCCGTCCAGTTCCTCAAGGACGCAGTGGCCTACTACCAGCGCCTGGGCGTGACCATCCAGCGCTTGCTCACCGACAATGGCTCGGCCTTTCGCAGCCGCGCCTTCGCCGCGCTGTGCCATGAGCTGGGCATCAAGCACCGCTTTACCCGACCTTACCGCCCACAGACCAATGGCAAGGCCGAACGCTTCATCCAGTCGGCCTTGCGTGAGTGGGCTTACGCTCACACCTACCAGAACTCCCAACACCGAGCCGATGCCATGAAATCCTGGCTACACCACTACAACTGGCATCGACCCCACCAAGGCATCGGGCGCGCTGTACCCATCTCCAGACTCAACCTGGACGAATACAACCTATTGACAGTTCACACCTAG
- a CDS encoding tRNA-uridine aminocarboxypropyltransferase — protein MSRPVCARCARPRSHCLCALIPALSCRTRVLFLQHPAEARHALNTARLAALGLRQAELHVGERFDPALWRRPGMRSWLLFPGEGGPLLLVVPDGSWRQARGLVAGNPDLASLPRLALPADGVSAYRVRHADLPGALSTIEAVVRVLNALEAPARFDALLAPFHALVQGQVRAMGDEVYQRHHVRRAGRRGKSG, from the coding sequence ATGTCCCGTCCCGTATGCGCGCGCTGCGCGCGGCCCCGATCCCATTGCCTGTGCGCGCTGATACCCGCGCTCTCGTGCCGTACCCGCGTGTTGTTTTTGCAACATCCGGCGGAAGCGCGCCATGCGCTCAACACCGCCCGCCTGGCCGCGCTCGGGTTGCGCCAGGCCGAGTTGCACGTGGGCGAGCGCTTCGATCCCGCGTTGTGGCGGCGGCCCGGCATGCGCAGCTGGCTGCTGTTTCCGGGCGAGGGCGGGCCGCTGCTGCTGGTGGTTCCCGATGGTTCGTGGCGGCAGGCGCGCGGACTGGTGGCGGGCAATCCCGATCTGGCCAGCCTGCCGCGCCTGGCGCTGCCGGCCGATGGCGTTTCCGCTTATCGGGTGCGCCACGCCGATCTGCCGGGCGCACTGTCGACCATCGAGGCTGTCGTGCGGGTGCTCAACGCGCTGGAAGCGCCGGCGCGTTTCGATGCCTTGCTGGCGCCCTTTCATGCGCTGGTGCAGGGGCAGGTGAGGGCGATGGGCGATGAGGTCTATCAGCGCCACCACGTGCGGCGCGCAGGCCGTCGCGGCAAAAGCGGCTGA
- a CDS encoding YeeE/YedE family protein: MPPVLYCNDPGRASALSLFLHPLRDVIMSINTSTLDLPSALPPIRINHKPLWAALLLVLAGAAYLLQSVGWRQSALWVVGALLGVTLYHASFGFTQAWRVFVSDRRGAGLRAQMVMLAVGVLLFFPFLAQGTLGGQLVSGFVSPPGVSVVLGAFLFGIGMQLGGGCASGTLFAVGGGNTRMLVTLLFFIVGSVIATANFGWWSALPALPPTSLIKSWGLPGALLANLAVFALIAWTTTVLEKRRHGQLISHAARTSRTPSLLQGPWPMVWGGIALVVLNFATLALAGRPWGITSAFALWGAKALDVLGGDVASWAYWSRQQAALAAPVRQDITSVMDIGLMLGALAAASAAGKFAPVWKVPARSLLAAVVGGLLLGYGARLAFGCNIGAYFSGILSGSLHAWLWLPAAFLGSALGVRLRPWFGLAVEKTPAASSC, translated from the coding sequence TTGCCGCCCGTCCTATATTGCAATGACCCAGGGCGCGCCAGCGCCCTGTCCCTTTTCTTACACCCCCTCCGGGATGTCATCATGAGTATCAATACCTCCACCCTCGACCTGCCGTCGGCGCTGCCGCCGATCCGCATCAACCACAAGCCGCTGTGGGCGGCGCTGTTGCTGGTGCTGGCCGGCGCGGCCTATCTGCTGCAAAGCGTCGGGTGGCGCCAGAGCGCGCTATGGGTGGTGGGCGCCCTGCTGGGCGTAACGCTCTACCATGCGTCGTTCGGCTTCACCCAGGCCTGGCGCGTCTTCGTGTCCGACCGGCGCGGCGCCGGCCTGCGCGCCCAGATGGTCATGCTGGCCGTCGGCGTGCTGCTGTTCTTCCCCTTCCTCGCGCAAGGCACCCTGGGGGGCCAGCTCGTCAGCGGCTTTGTCTCGCCGCCGGGCGTGTCGGTCGTGCTGGGCGCCTTCCTGTTCGGCATCGGCATGCAGCTGGGCGGCGGCTGCGCCTCGGGCACCCTGTTCGCCGTCGGCGGCGGCAATACCCGCATGCTGGTCACCCTGCTGTTCTTCATCGTCGGCTCGGTCATCGCGACGGCCAACTTCGGCTGGTGGTCGGCCCTGCCCGCGCTGCCGCCCACCTCGCTGATCAAGAGCTGGGGGCTGCCGGGCGCGCTGCTGGCCAACCTGGCCGTATTCGCCCTGATCGCCTGGACGACCACCGTGCTGGAAAAGCGCCGCCATGGCCAGCTCATTTCGCACGCCGCGCGTACCAGCCGCACGCCGTCGCTGCTGCAAGGCCCGTGGCCCATGGTCTGGGGCGGCATTGCCCTGGTGGTGCTGAACTTCGCCACGCTGGCCCTGGCCGGCCGGCCCTGGGGCATCACCTCGGCCTTTGCGCTGTGGGGCGCCAAGGCGCTGGACGTGCTGGGCGGAGATGTGGCGAGCTGGGCCTATTGGTCCAGGCAGCAGGCCGCGCTGGCCGCGCCGGTGCGCCAGGACATCACCTCGGTCATGGACATCGGCCTGATGCTGGGCGCGCTGGCAGCCGCCTCGGCCGCCGGCAAGTTCGCCCCGGTGTGGAAAGTGCCGGCCCGCTCGCTGCTGGCCGCCGTGGTGGGCGGCCTGCTGCTGGGCTACGGCGCGCGGCTGGCCTTCGGCTGCAATATCGGCGCCTATTTCAGCGGCATCCTGTCCGGCAGCCTGCACGCCTGGCTGTGGCTGCCGGCGGCCTTCCTGGGCAGCGCGCTGGGCGTGCGGCTGCGCCCCTGGTTCGGGTTGGCGGTGGAAAAGACGCCCGCGGCCTCCAGCTGCTGA
- a CDS encoding GNAT family N-acetyltransferase, producing MPQTAAPLRIVLGTWDRLREDATTVRFEVFVAEQRVPEDIELDDFDPLSVHAVAYGADGAPLGTGRLLPDGHIERMAVRKRARGLGVGGRILDALIEQGHGDGHRMLVLHAQSHARGFYEAHGFQAEGDEFVEAGIAHVAMTRELAR from the coding sequence ATGCCGCAAACCGCCGCGCCGTTACGCATCGTATTGGGAACCTGGGACCGTCTGCGCGAAGACGCCACCACCGTGCGCTTCGAGGTGTTCGTCGCCGAACAGCGCGTGCCCGAGGATATCGAATTGGACGATTTCGACCCGCTGTCGGTCCACGCGGTCGCCTATGGCGCCGACGGCGCGCCGCTGGGTACCGGCAGGCTGTTGCCCGATGGCCACATCGAGCGCATGGCGGTGCGCAAGCGCGCCCGGGGGCTGGGCGTGGGCGGGCGGATACTGGATGCGCTGATCGAGCAGGGCCACGGCGACGGGCATCGCATGCTGGTGCTGCACGCGCAATCGCACGCGCGCGGCTTTTACGAAGCGCACGGTTTCCAGGCCGAAGGCGACGAGTTCGTCGAGGCGGGCATCGCGCATGTCGCGATGACGCGCGAACTGGCGCGCTAA
- a CDS encoding FMN-binding glutamate synthase family protein encodes MNWIAGRYTTFALMLIGAALTSALAVHSSRAWLWAAVPFVLLSLLGVYDLLQTRHAIRRNYPVLGNLRFLFELIRPEIRQYFLEDDTHASPFSRAQRSIVYQRAKQDIDKRPFGTQEDVYGDRYEWINHSMTPAHVADADFRVTVGGPECRQPYSMSAFNISAMSFGALSANAVLALNEGARIGDFAHDTGEGGISRYHRERGGSLVWNIGSGYFGCRDAHGAFSEEAFVKNACTPQVKMIEIKLSQGAKPGHGGILPAGKVTPEIAEARGVPAWQDCNSPSSHSAFDSPVGLLHFVARLRELSGGKPVGFKFCVGHPWEWFAIVKAMLQTNITPDFIVVDGAEGGTGAAPVEFVDHVGTPLREALRLVHNTLIGVNLRDRIKLGASGKIITAFDMARAMAMGADWCNAARGFMFAIGCIQAQACHTGKCPTGVTTQDPLRQRALVVPDKAQRVANFHGNTLHALAELLGAAGLTHPGQLRPHHIARRISSSEVRLLSALFPELAPGELLRGEFRHHVFQVGWGMAQADSFQPAMDISAALAALRPAGAPAHA; translated from the coding sequence ATGAACTGGATTGCTGGCCGCTATACGACATTCGCGCTGATGCTGATCGGCGCCGCCCTGACCTCGGCGCTGGCGGTCCATTCGTCGCGCGCCTGGCTGTGGGCAGCCGTCCCCTTCGTGCTGCTGTCCCTGCTCGGCGTATACGACCTGCTGCAGACCCGCCACGCCATCCGGCGCAACTACCCGGTCCTGGGCAACCTGCGCTTCCTGTTCGAACTCATCCGGCCCGAGATCCGCCAGTACTTCCTCGAAGACGATACCCACGCCTCGCCGTTCTCGCGCGCGCAGCGCTCCATCGTCTACCAGCGCGCCAAGCAGGACATCGACAAGCGGCCCTTCGGCACGCAGGAAGATGTCTATGGCGACCGCTACGAGTGGATCAATCACTCCATGACGCCGGCGCACGTGGCCGATGCCGACTTCCGCGTCACGGTGGGCGGCCCCGAGTGCCGCCAGCCGTATTCCATGTCGGCCTTCAACATCTCGGCCATGAGCTTCGGCGCGCTCTCGGCCAACGCCGTGCTGGCCCTCAACGAAGGCGCGCGCATCGGCGACTTCGCGCATGACACCGGCGAAGGCGGGATCAGCCGCTACCACCGTGAGCGCGGCGGATCGCTGGTCTGGAATATCGGCTCGGGTTATTTCGGCTGCCGCGACGCCCACGGCGCCTTTTCCGAGGAAGCCTTCGTCAAGAACGCCTGTACGCCGCAGGTGAAGATGATAGAAATCAAGCTGTCGCAAGGCGCCAAGCCGGGCCACGGCGGCATCCTGCCCGCCGGCAAGGTCACCCCGGAAATCGCCGAGGCGCGCGGCGTGCCGGCCTGGCAGGACTGCAACTCGCCCTCCAGCCACAGCGCCTTCGACTCGCCGGTCGGCCTGCTGCATTTCGTGGCGCGGCTTCGCGAGCTGTCCGGCGGCAAGCCGGTCGGCTTCAAGTTCTGCGTCGGCCACCCGTGGGAATGGTTCGCCATCGTCAAGGCCATGCTGCAAACCAATATCACGCCGGACTTCATCGTGGTCGACGGCGCCGAAGGCGGCACCGGCGCCGCCCCGGTGGAATTCGTCGACCACGTCGGCACGCCGCTGCGCGAGGCGCTGCGGCTGGTGCACAACACCCTGATCGGCGTGAACCTGCGCGACCGCATCAAGCTGGGCGCGTCGGGCAAGATCATCACCGCCTTCGACATGGCGCGCGCCATGGCCATGGGAGCGGACTGGTGCAACGCCGCGCGCGGCTTCATGTTCGCCATCGGCTGCATCCAGGCGCAGGCCTGCCATACCGGCAAATGCCCCACCGGCGTCACGACCCAGGACCCGCTGCGCCAACGCGCGCTGGTCGTGCCGGACAAGGCGCAGCGCGTGGCCAACTTCCACGGCAATACGCTGCACGCCCTGGCCGAGCTGCTGGGCGCCGCCGGCCTGACCCACCCGGGGCAGCTGCGTCCGCACCATATCGCGCGGCGCATCTCGTCGAGCGAAGTACGCCTGCTGTCGGCGCTGTTTCCCGAACTGGCGCCGGGCGAGCTGCTGCGCGGCGAATTCCGCCATCATGTGTTCCAGGTGGGCTGGGGCATGGCGCAGGCCGACTCGTTCCAGCCCGCCATGGACATCAGCGCGGCGCTGGCCGCGCTGCGCCCGGCCGGCGCGCCTGCGCACGCCTAG
- the rlmB gene encoding 23S rRNA (guanosine(2251)-2'-O)-methyltransferase RlmB — MASTQVLAGFHAVVARLRHAPESIKEIYVEASRRDKRMQTFLEQAERAGRRVHPVAAERLDGLARGTRHQGVVAVAEERSLAVGIDEVLDVIEGPALLLILDGVTDPHNLGACLRTADAAGVHAVIAPRDRAVGLNATVQRVACGAADTVPYLTVTNLARTMRELKERDVWLVGTDDQAGESMHQVDARRSMAWVMGAEGEGMRRLTRETCDQLVRIPMLGSVESLNVSVASAVCLYESVRQRQG, encoded by the coding sequence ATGGCGTCGACCCAAGTTCTGGCGGGGTTTCACGCGGTCGTTGCGCGCTTGCGCCACGCGCCCGAGTCGATCAAGGAAATCTATGTCGAGGCGTCGCGGCGCGACAAGCGCATGCAGACGTTCCTGGAGCAGGCCGAACGGGCCGGCCGCCGCGTGCATCCGGTGGCGGCCGAGCGGCTCGACGGCCTGGCGCGCGGCACCCGGCACCAGGGCGTGGTGGCGGTGGCCGAGGAGCGCAGCCTGGCGGTGGGCATCGACGAGGTGCTCGACGTGATCGAGGGGCCGGCGCTGCTGCTGATCCTGGACGGCGTGACGGACCCGCACAATCTGGGCGCCTGCCTGCGCACGGCGGATGCCGCCGGCGTGCATGCGGTCATTGCGCCGCGCGACCGCGCCGTGGGCCTGAACGCCACCGTGCAGCGCGTGGCTTGCGGCGCCGCCGACACCGTTCCCTACCTGACCGTAACCAACCTCGCGCGCACCATGCGCGAGCTGAAAGAACGCGATGTCTGGCTGGTCGGCACCGACGACCAGGCCGGTGAGAGCATGCACCAGGTGGATGCGCGCCGTTCGATGGCGTGGGTCATGGGCGCTGAGGGCGAGGGCATGCGCCGCCTGACGCGCGAGACCTGCGATCAGCTCGTGCGCATTCCCATGCTCGGTTCGGTCGAGAGCCTGAACGTCAGCGTGGCCAGCGCCGTCTGCCTCTACGAATCGGTGCGCCAGCGCCAGGGGTAA
- a CDS encoding phospholipase D-like domain-containing protein has product MATLRRGFACRLARQVAVMFMLAALGACATVPGMQGLRERRAQAGLSTDYGWQSLQRSHTIVTDATGGDGDDAMARHLAVEAAISGAPLVAGNQVRLLADGPATYRSMLDAIAQARRYIHMETYIFEDDEAGQRFADALMAARQRGVEVAVMVDAVGTLNTPRQWFERLKQGGIKVAVFNPVNPARAGLGWAPNQRNHRKLLVVDGQVGFLGGLNISSVYSSGSRSGSGSGRAAQAPGPAASRADTAPWRDTHIAVRGPAVAEIERVIQDGWLRQTGAPLGGGAVRLSVPAPGDLHVRILANEPNERDGYTVYLTLMSAFESARQSIHITMAYFVPDPAFVRVLADAARRGVDVALVLPGFSDSSLVWYAGRSHYQALLDAGVKLYERRDALLHAKTAVVDGVWSTVGSSNMDWRSFALNYELNAVIVGARFGAEMEALFERDRAAAVPIDPRNWADRGADDRFMEAFSRLFERWL; this is encoded by the coding sequence ATGGCAACCCTGAGGCGCGGCTTCGCGTGCCGCCTGGCGCGCCAAGTGGCCGTCATGTTCATGTTGGCGGCGTTGGGCGCATGCGCCACGGTGCCGGGCATGCAGGGGCTGCGCGAGCGGCGCGCCCAGGCCGGGCTGTCCACCGACTACGGCTGGCAAAGCCTGCAGCGCAGCCACACGATCGTGACGGACGCGACCGGCGGGGACGGGGACGATGCCATGGCGCGCCACCTGGCCGTCGAGGCGGCCATCAGCGGCGCCCCCTTGGTGGCGGGCAACCAGGTCCGCCTGCTGGCCGACGGGCCGGCGACCTACCGCAGCATGCTCGACGCCATCGCGCAGGCCCGCCGCTATATCCACATGGAAACCTACATCTTCGAAGATGACGAGGCCGGCCAGCGTTTCGCCGACGCCCTGATGGCGGCGCGCCAGCGCGGCGTCGAGGTGGCGGTGATGGTCGATGCGGTGGGCACGCTGAATACGCCGCGGCAGTGGTTCGAGCGTCTCAAGCAGGGCGGAATCAAGGTGGCGGTGTTCAATCCGGTCAACCCGGCGCGCGCCGGCCTGGGCTGGGCGCCCAACCAGCGCAACCACCGCAAGCTGCTGGTGGTCGACGGTCAGGTGGGCTTCCTGGGCGGGCTGAATATCAGCAGCGTCTATTCGTCCGGATCGCGCTCTGGCTCGGGTTCGGGGCGTGCGGCGCAGGCGCCCGGGCCGGCCGCGTCCCGTGCCGATACCGCGCCGTGGCGCGATACCCATATCGCGGTGCGCGGACCGGCGGTGGCGGAGATCGAGCGCGTCATCCAGGACGGCTGGCTGCGGCAGACCGGCGCGCCGCTGGGCGGCGGCGCGGTGCGGCTGAGCGTGCCCGCGCCGGGCGATCTGCATGTGCGCATCCTGGCCAACGAGCCCAACGAGCGCGACGGCTATACCGTTTACCTGACGCTGATGTCGGCGTTCGAAAGCGCGCGGCAGTCGATTCACATCACCATGGCCTATTTCGTGCCCGATCCGGCCTTCGTGCGCGTGCTGGCCGATGCCGCGCGGCGCGGGGTCGATGTGGCGCTGGTCCTGCCGGGATTCAGCGATTCATCGCTGGTCTGGTACGCGGGACGCTCGCATTACCAGGCCCTGCTCGATGCCGGCGTCAAGCTGTACGAGCGGCGCGATGCGCTGTTGCACGCCAAGACGGCGGTGGTCGACGGCGTGTGGTCCACGGTCGGGTCGAGCAACATGGATTGGCGCAGTTTTGCATTGAACTACGAGCTCAACGCGGTTATCGTCGGGGCCCGCTTCGGCGCCGAGATGGAGGCGCTGTTCGAACGCGACCGCGCCGCCGCCGTGCCGATCGACCCGCGCAACTGGGCCGATCGCGGCGCCGACGATCGCTTCATGGAGGCGTTTTCGCGCCTGTTCGAGCGCTGGCTGTAG